In one Umezawaea sp. Da 62-37 genomic region, the following are encoded:
- a CDS encoding DAK2 domain-containing protein, which yields MQVLDAGAVRQWADACVRSLDANREAIDRINVYPVPDGDTGTNLLQTMRSALDALLRAPAGTRDEAGTSFAALARGALAGARGNSGVILSQVLRGLAETVQGASTMTGGALRLALHRADVLATAAVSKPVAGTVLSVLHAAAEAAGDGPDDLEHVITSAAKAGADALADTPRQLAVLAKAGVVDAGGRGLLVLLDALAAVITGREEVTEVVPVLPRTPESLTTGREAGSAEFEYEVMYLLDGVTEDGVDHLRAALGGLGDCVSVVGDGVELWTVHVHCNDIGAAVEAGIGVGRPHRITVARFADQIAAQASRFVRDRAVVVLVSGQGAAELFRAEGAVVVDLAAAESLTPADLLAVLVSTRARQVTVLPGTSDLRPHLDEAVAQAVAAGQDVVVVPTASPVQVLAAIAVHDPSRRPGDDVVAMAEAAAATRRGELAVSDREGITWVGRVEQGDLLGLLDGEVVLIEPGPASADTVGDLACRLVDRMLGGGGELVTAVLGADAPADLPDLLEGHLRLSHPEVELTVYPGGQPGSIIFVGVE from the coding sequence ATGCAGGTCCTCGATGCCGGAGCGGTGCGCCAGTGGGCGGACGCGTGCGTGCGGTCCCTGGACGCGAACCGCGAGGCGATCGACCGCATCAACGTCTACCCGGTGCCCGACGGCGACACGGGCACGAACCTGCTGCAGACCATGAGGTCCGCGCTGGACGCGCTGCTGCGCGCGCCGGCGGGCACGCGGGACGAGGCGGGCACGTCGTTCGCGGCGCTGGCCAGGGGGGCGCTGGCGGGCGCGCGGGGCAACTCCGGGGTGATCCTGTCCCAGGTGCTGCGCGGGCTCGCGGAGACGGTGCAGGGCGCTTCCACGATGACGGGCGGCGCGCTGCGGCTGGCACTGCACCGGGCCGACGTGCTGGCGACCGCGGCGGTGTCGAAGCCCGTGGCGGGCACCGTGCTGTCGGTCCTGCACGCCGCCGCCGAGGCCGCGGGCGACGGGCCGGACGACCTGGAGCACGTCATCACGTCGGCGGCGAAGGCCGGGGCCGACGCGCTCGCCGACACCCCGCGCCAGCTGGCCGTTCTCGCGAAGGCCGGTGTCGTGGACGCGGGCGGGCGCGGGCTCCTGGTGCTCTTGGACGCACTCGCGGCGGTCATCACCGGCCGCGAGGAGGTGACCGAGGTCGTCCCGGTGCTGCCCAGGACGCCCGAATCGCTCACCACCGGCCGCGAGGCGGGCTCCGCCGAGTTCGAGTACGAGGTCATGTACCTGCTCGACGGCGTGACCGAGGACGGCGTGGACCACCTGCGCGCCGCGCTCGGCGGTCTCGGCGACTGCGTGTCGGTGGTCGGCGACGGCGTCGAGCTGTGGACCGTCCACGTGCACTGCAACGACATCGGCGCGGCCGTCGAGGCGGGCATCGGCGTCGGCCGGCCGCACCGGATCACCGTGGCCAGGTTCGCCGACCAGATCGCCGCCCAGGCCTCCAGGTTCGTCCGCGACCGCGCGGTGGTCGTGCTGGTCAGCGGCCAGGGCGCGGCCGAGCTGTTCCGCGCCGAGGGCGCCGTCGTGGTCGACCTGGCCGCCGCGGAGTCCCTGACGCCCGCCGACCTGCTGGCCGTCCTCGTCAGCACCCGCGCCAGGCAGGTGACCGTCCTGCCCGGCACGTCCGACCTGCGCCCGCACCTCGACGAGGCGGTCGCCCAGGCCGTCGCGGCTGGCCAGGACGTCGTGGTCGTGCCGACCGCTTCCCCGGTGCAGGTGCTCGCCGCCATCGCCGTGCACGACCCGTCCCGCAGGCCCGGTGACGACGTGGTCGCCATGGCCGAGGCCGCCGCCGCCACCCGCCGCGGCGAACTCGCCGTGTCCGACCGCGAGGGCATCACCTGGGTGGGCCGCGTCGAGCAGGGCGACCTGCTCGGCCTGCTCGACGGCGAGGTCGTCCTCATCGAACCCGGCCCCGCCTCCGCCGACACCGTCGGCGACCTCGCGTGCCGCCTGGTCGACCGCATGCTCGGCGGCGGCGGCGAACTGGTCACCGCCGTCCTCGGCGCCGACGCCCCCGCGGACCTCCCGGACCTGCTCGAAGGCCACCTCCGGCTGAGCCACCCCGAGGTGGAGCTGACCGTCTACCCCGGCGGCCAGCCGGGTTCGATCATCTTTGTCGGTGTCGAGTAG
- the rpmB gene encoding 50S ribosomal protein L28 codes for MAAVCDVCNKGPGFGHSVSHSHRKTNRRWNPNIQSVRAKVSSSQRQRLNVCTSCIKAGKVVRG; via the coding sequence GTGGCTGCCGTGTGCGACGTCTGTAACAAGGGGCCGGGCTTCGGCCATTCTGTCTCGCACTCACACCGGAAGACCAACCGCCGGTGGAACCCGAACATCCAGTCCGTGCGCGCGAAGGTTTCCTCCTCGCAGCGCCAGCGGCTGAACGTGTGCACCTCCTGCATCAAGGCGGGCAAGGTTGTGCGCGGCTGA
- a CDS encoding NAD(P)/FAD-dependent oxidoreductase yields MRVVVIGAGLGGLCLAQGLKKAGVDVRVHERDSGVEARFQGYRIGLGGLGWESMKACLPERLHPLLDATSGELSGPGRLLDPRLNQVGLDDDEPLARSMEANLVDRHVLRHLLLTDLDTTFGSRLTGYTEGGSTVRAAFADGTEVDCDVLVGADGIGSAVRRQLIGPAVRESTGVRGVIGRTPLEDRFAALVPGRGTVVTDGDRQLFLGKMPFRRPPREAAAELAPDVRLPDVRSYLRWVMMLPPSADTWDLPADWHPLLHDLVGSADPDNTAMGTLEYVAPADPWPTGRVTLLGDAVHPMLPAGGMGGNCALIDARRLCETLLGDGDLAAYEQEMLAATRPLVLSSKAMLDRFRALSVER; encoded by the coding sequence GTGCGAGTGGTTGTCATCGGAGCGGGACTCGGCGGGCTGTGCCTGGCACAGGGACTGAAGAAGGCCGGTGTGGACGTTCGGGTCCACGAACGGGACAGCGGGGTGGAGGCGCGGTTCCAGGGCTACCGGATCGGGCTGGGAGGACTGGGCTGGGAGTCGATGAAGGCGTGCCTGCCCGAACGCCTGCACCCGCTGCTGGATGCCACCAGCGGCGAGCTGAGCGGACCCGGCAGGCTGCTCGACCCGCGGCTGAACCAGGTCGGCCTGGACGACGACGAGCCGCTGGCGCGGTCGATGGAGGCGAACCTGGTCGACCGGCACGTCCTGCGCCACCTGCTGCTCACCGACCTCGACACCACCTTCGGCAGCCGCCTCACCGGGTACACCGAAGGTGGGAGCACCGTCCGCGCGGCGTTCGCGGACGGCACCGAGGTCGATTGCGACGTGCTCGTGGGCGCCGACGGCATCGGCTCGGCCGTGCGGCGGCAGCTCATCGGACCCGCCGTCCGCGAGTCGACCGGCGTCCGGGGCGTGATCGGCCGCACGCCGCTGGAGGACCGCTTCGCCGCGCTGGTGCCGGGGCGCGGGACGGTGGTCACCGACGGCGATCGCCAGCTGTTCCTGGGCAAGATGCCGTTCCGGCGGCCACCGCGCGAGGCCGCCGCCGAGTTGGCACCGGACGTGCGGCTGCCCGACGTCCGCAGCTACCTGCGGTGGGTGATGATGCTGCCGCCGTCGGCCGACACCTGGGACCTGCCCGCCGACTGGCACCCCTTGCTGCACGACCTGGTCGGCTCCGCGGACCCGGACAACACCGCCATGGGCACGCTGGAGTACGTGGCGCCCGCGGACCCGTGGCCGACGGGCCGCGTGACGCTGCTCGGCGACGCGGTCCACCCGATGCTGCCCGCCGGCGGGATGGGCGGGAACTGCGCGCTGATCGACGCGCGGCGGTTGTGCGAGACGCTGCTCGGCGATGGGGATCTGGCGGCGTACGAACAGGAGATGCTCGCGGCGACCCGGCCGCTGGTGCTGTCCAGCAAGGCCATGCTCGACCGGTTTCGCGCTCTGAGCGTCGAGCGCTGA
- a CDS encoding TetR/AcrR family transcriptional regulator C-terminal domain-containing protein, with product MSRRDEVLQAALDLLDEVGLDDLTTRKLADRLGVQVGALYRHFTSKRALLDAMVDAIATGGPTRSLPEGDWADRLTAMAIGMRSAMLTRRDGARLVATMSTPGPEAAAQFAGTIGVLVHGGAPPEIAALATDTVFAYVNGFTIEEQARKTGRVPREQLDREFEAGLGLIIAGVRTAF from the coding sequence ATGTCACGGCGGGACGAAGTGCTGCAGGCCGCGTTGGACCTGCTCGACGAGGTGGGCCTGGACGACCTCACCACCCGCAAGCTGGCCGACCGACTGGGCGTGCAGGTGGGAGCCCTGTACCGGCACTTCACCAGCAAACGCGCCCTGCTCGACGCCATGGTCGACGCCATCGCCACCGGCGGCCCGACGCGGTCGTTGCCGGAGGGCGACTGGGCGGACCGCCTGACCGCCATGGCGATCGGCATGCGCTCCGCCATGCTGACCCGCCGCGACGGCGCCCGGCTGGTCGCCACGATGTCGACACCGGGCCCGGAGGCCGCCGCCCAGTTCGCGGGCACCATCGGGGTGCTGGTCCACGGAGGCGCGCCCCCTGAGATCGCCGCGCTGGCGACCGACACCGTGTTCGCCTACGTCAACGGGTTCACCATCGAGGAGCAGGCGCGCAAGACGGGCCGCGTGCCGCGTGAGCAGTTGGACCGGGAGTTCGAGGCTGGGTTGGGGTTGATCATCGCGGGAGTCCGGACGGCGTTCTGA
- a CDS encoding uracil-DNA glycosylase, with the protein MAGRPLNEIVETGWAEALAPVSDRIAEMGEFLRTEVAAGRTYLPAGENVLRAFKQPFHSVRALIVGQDPYPTPGHAVGLSFSVSPETRPIPKSLVNIYKEYVEDLGYPMPTNGDLTPWTEQGVLLLNRSLTVEPGKSNAHQGKGWEDVTEQAIRALAAREEPMVAILWGRNARNLRPLLDPIPCIESAHPSPLSAHAGFFGSKPFSRANELLEKQGAEPINWKLP; encoded by the coding sequence GTGGCTGGACGTCCCTTGAACGAGATCGTGGAAACCGGATGGGCTGAAGCCCTCGCCCCCGTTTCCGACCGCATCGCCGAGATGGGCGAGTTCCTGCGAACAGAGGTCGCCGCGGGACGCACGTACCTGCCCGCGGGCGAGAACGTGCTGCGCGCCTTCAAGCAGCCGTTCCACAGCGTGCGCGCGCTCATCGTCGGCCAGGACCCGTACCCGACACCGGGCCACGCCGTCGGCCTGAGCTTCTCGGTGTCCCCGGAGACGAGGCCCATCCCCAAGAGCCTGGTCAACATCTACAAGGAGTACGTCGAGGACCTCGGCTACCCCATGCCCACCAACGGCGACCTGACCCCGTGGACCGAGCAGGGCGTCCTCCTGCTCAACAGGTCCCTCACGGTCGAGCCGGGCAAGTCCAACGCCCACCAGGGCAAGGGCTGGGAAGACGTCACGGAACAGGCCATCCGCGCCCTCGCGGCCCGCGAGGAACCCATGGTCGCGATCCTGTGGGGCCGCAACGCCCGCAACCTCCGCCCCCTCCTCGACCCCATCCCGTGCATCGAATCCGCCCACCCCAGCCCGCTCTCGGCGCACGCCGGGTTCTTCGGGTCGAAGCCGTTCAGCCGGGCGAACGAGCTGCTGGAGAAGCAGGGCGCGGAACCGATCAACTGGAAGCTGCCGTAG
- a CDS encoding gamma carbonic anhydrase family protein — protein MAIYALGEYEPEIHPEAYVHPDATVIGDVRIAAYASVWPQAVLRGDYGRIEIGARTSVQDGTVIHCTEVHPTQIGEECVIGHNVHIEGATIADRCLIASGSVVLNGAVVEEGAIVGAGAVVSFEGHVPARSMALGVPAKVRPGHVVPERAWQFAVDKYVANIALYRKELRRLD, from the coding sequence GTGGCCATCTACGCGCTGGGCGAGTACGAACCGGAGATCCACCCCGAGGCGTACGTGCACCCCGACGCCACCGTGATCGGTGACGTCCGCATCGCCGCGTACGCGTCGGTGTGGCCGCAAGCCGTGCTGCGCGGCGACTACGGGCGCATCGAGATCGGCGCGCGCACCAGCGTGCAGGACGGCACCGTCATCCACTGCACGGAGGTGCACCCCACGCAGATCGGGGAGGAGTGCGTCATCGGGCACAACGTCCACATCGAAGGCGCCACCATCGCCGACCGCTGCCTCATCGCCTCCGGGTCGGTGGTGCTGAACGGCGCCGTCGTCGAGGAGGGCGCGATCGTCGGCGCGGGCGCCGTGGTCTCGTTCGAGGGGCACGTCCCCGCCCGGTCGATGGCGCTGGGCGTGCCCGCGAAGGTCCGACCCGGCCACGTCGTGCCGGAACGCGCCTGGCAGTTCGCGGTGGACAAGTACGTCGCCAACATCGCCTTGTACCGCAAGGAACTGCGTCGACTCGACTGA
- a CDS encoding GNAT family N-acetyltransferase, with product MELCTVLYDHPDAVKLITAVQQVYVERYGDEDVTPVAPAEFAAPRGYFVVGYLDGVPVACGGWRAHDGEPESPLVAGDAEIKRMYVVDSARGRGLARAVLADLERSALAAGRTRMVLETGAVQPEAIALYGSSGYERMPNFGTYREHPDSLCFAKSLPATGG from the coding sequence ATGGAACTATGCACGGTCCTGTATGACCATCCGGACGCGGTCAAGCTGATCACCGCGGTGCAGCAGGTCTACGTGGAGCGCTACGGCGACGAGGACGTCACCCCCGTCGCCCCGGCGGAGTTCGCCGCGCCGCGCGGCTACTTCGTGGTCGGCTACCTCGACGGCGTGCCCGTGGCGTGCGGCGGCTGGCGCGCCCACGACGGCGAACCCGAATCCCCGCTGGTCGCGGGGGACGCCGAGATCAAGCGCATGTACGTGGTCGACTCCGCCCGCGGCCGGGGCCTGGCCAGGGCGGTGCTCGCGGACCTGGAGCGCTCGGCGCTCGCCGCCGGGCGCACCCGCATGGTCCTGGAGACCGGCGCCGTCCAGCCCGAGGCCATCGCGCTCTACGGGAGCAGCGGGTACGAGCGGATGCCCAACTTCGGCACCTACCGCGAGCACCCGGACAGCCTCTGCTTCGCGAAGTCCCTGCCCGCCACCGGCGGCTGA
- a CDS encoding thiamine-phosphate kinase: MRPDPPQDADTVAEVGEFGLIRRVTAGRTQPPTTLLGPGDDAAVVAAPDGRVVASTDVLVENVHFRLDWSSPEHVGRKAAAVNLADIAAMGAIPTALLIGLACPSDTPASVIDGITAGLWQEAAVAGAGVVGGDMVSSETLVISITALGDLSGLEPVVRSGARVGDIVAVCGKLGWAAAGLAVLSRGFRSPVAVVGAQRTPEPPYSAGPEAAAAGATAMIDTSDGLLADLGHIATASGVGIDIRTELLEVHPRLIDVASALGADARHWVLTGGEDHALAATFPDAAAVPEGWRMIGAVRPGDGVTVDGRVYEKPPGWEHWR; encoded by the coding sequence TTGCGTCCGGACCCGCCGCAGGACGCGGACACGGTCGCTGAAGTGGGTGAGTTCGGTCTCATCCGCCGGGTGACGGCCGGTCGGACGCAGCCGCCCACCACGCTGCTCGGGCCGGGTGACGACGCAGCGGTCGTCGCCGCGCCCGACGGCCGGGTGGTCGCGTCGACCGACGTCCTCGTGGAGAACGTCCACTTCAGACTCGACTGGTCATCCCCCGAGCACGTGGGGCGGAAGGCCGCCGCGGTGAACCTCGCGGACATCGCCGCCATGGGTGCGATCCCGACCGCGCTCCTCATCGGACTGGCCTGCCCGTCGGACACGCCCGCGAGCGTGATCGACGGCATCACGGCAGGCCTGTGGCAGGAGGCGGCCGTCGCCGGGGCCGGTGTGGTCGGCGGCGACATGGTGAGCTCGGAGACACTGGTGATCTCCATTACTGCGCTCGGCGACCTCAGTGGACTGGAGCCGGTGGTCCGATCGGGAGCGCGGGTCGGCGACATCGTCGCGGTCTGCGGCAAGCTCGGCTGGGCGGCCGCCGGACTGGCCGTGCTGAGCCGGGGCTTCCGCTCCCCGGTCGCGGTCGTCGGCGCGCAGCGCACGCCCGAACCGCCGTACTCCGCGGGCCCGGAGGCCGCGGCCGCGGGCGCCACCGCGATGATCGACACCTCCGACGGCCTGCTGGCCGACCTCGGGCACATCGCGACCGCGTCCGGCGTCGGGATCGACATCCGCACCGAACTGCTGGAGGTCCACCCGAGGCTGATCGACGTCGCGTCCGCGCTCGGCGCCGACGCGCGGCACTGGGTGCTCACCGGCGGCGAGGACCACGCGCTCGCCGCGACGTTCCCCGACGCCGCCGCCGTGCCGGAGGGGTGGCGGATGATCGGCGCGGTGCGCCCCGGCGACGGTGTGACGGTCGACGGCCGCGTGTACGAAAAACCCCCTGGCTGGGAGCACTGGCGCTAG
- a CDS encoding Lrp/AsnC ligand binding domain-containing protein: protein MVHAYILIQTEVGKAAAVAGEIAGIPGVSTAEDVTGPYDVIVRADAETVDQLGQLVVARIQNVEGITRTLTCPVVHL, encoded by the coding sequence GTGGTGCACGCATACATCCTCATCCAGACCGAGGTCGGGAAGGCAGCCGCCGTTGCGGGGGAGATCGCCGGTATTCCGGGGGTTTCCACCGCGGAGGACGTGACCGGTCCGTACGACGTGATCGTCAGGGCGGACGCCGAGACCGTCGACCAGCTCGGCCAGCTCGTGGTCGCCCGCATCCAGAACGTGGAGGGGATCACGCGGACCCTGACCTGCCCGGTGGTCCACCTGTAG
- a CDS encoding DUF3515 domain-containing protein, with protein sequence MPQDQPPESEPVSSLPRPLLAVAIGLPVLLAVAVAAVGLVLGTSGADDPASPSDDNSRPLALVPVNAPAAESPDCTTLLGKLPVSVVSDGATLPRRELAAPAPAGTLAWGDAEHSPLVLRCGLDRPDELSPTAQLRVVSDVQWLEVQGDESSTWFAVDRPVFVALTVPKDAGTGPLQDVSTTIRDTLAKGPVPTQG encoded by the coding sequence GTGCCACAGGACCAGCCACCCGAATCCGAGCCCGTCTCGTCGCTGCCCCGACCGCTGCTCGCCGTGGCCATCGGCCTCCCGGTGCTGCTGGCGGTCGCGGTGGCGGCGGTCGGACTCGTCCTCGGCACGTCGGGTGCCGACGACCCGGCCTCGCCGTCCGACGACAACTCGCGCCCGCTGGCACTCGTGCCGGTGAACGCGCCCGCCGCGGAGTCCCCGGACTGCACGACGCTGCTGGGGAAGCTCCCGGTCAGCGTGGTGTCGGACGGTGCGACGCTGCCGCGGCGCGAACTCGCCGCACCCGCGCCCGCGGGCACTTTGGCGTGGGGCGACGCGGAGCACTCGCCGCTCGTGCTGCGCTGCGGCCTCGACCGGCCGGACGAGCTGTCGCCGACCGCCCAGCTGCGGGTCGTCTCCGACGTCCAGTGGCTCGAGGTGCAGGGCGACGAGTCGTCGACCTGGTTCGCCGTCGACCGGCCGGTGTTCGTCGCGCTCACCGTTCCCAAGGACGCGGGGACGGGACCCCTGCAGGACGTGTCGACGACGATCCGCGACACGCTCGCGAAGGGCCCCGTTCCGACTCAGGGCTGA
- a CDS encoding D-alanine--D-alanine ligase family protein, with product MTQRKTRVAVVFGGRSTEHTVSCVSAGSVLPNLDRDRFEVVPVGITAEGAWVIGADDQVALTIKDREMPTLASLVPAGGGELVPTEPGVVVEGVDVVFPLLHGAWGEDGTIQGLLELADVPYVGPGVLASAVSMDKEYTKKLLQAEGLPVGTFEVLKRGQATLTPEQRDRLGLPVFVKPCRAGSSVGISKVVDWGHLDDAIAFARQTDPKVIIESAVVGREIECGVLEFPDGRVEASLPAELRVVGGSVDWYDFDSKYLDDVCEFDIPAKLEDDLTERLRAMAVTAFRALDCQGLSRVDFFVTEYDELVINEINTMPGFTPISMYPRMWAVTGVDYRTLLTTLVDTAIARGTGLR from the coding sequence ATGACACAGCGCAAGACCAGGGTCGCCGTGGTGTTCGGCGGCCGGAGCACCGAGCACACCGTCTCCTGCGTTTCCGCCGGGAGCGTGCTGCCGAACCTGGACCGGGACCGCTTCGAGGTCGTCCCCGTCGGCATCACCGCCGAGGGGGCGTGGGTGATCGGCGCGGACGACCAGGTCGCGTTGACGATCAAGGACCGCGAGATGCCGACGCTGGCCTCGCTCGTGCCCGCGGGCGGTGGCGAGCTGGTGCCCACCGAGCCGGGTGTCGTGGTCGAGGGCGTCGACGTGGTCTTCCCGCTGCTGCACGGCGCGTGGGGTGAGGACGGCACCATCCAGGGCCTGCTGGAGCTCGCCGACGTGCCCTACGTGGGGCCCGGCGTGCTGGCCAGCGCGGTCTCGATGGACAAGGAGTACACGAAGAAGCTGCTCCAGGCGGAGGGCCTGCCGGTGGGCACGTTCGAGGTGCTCAAGCGCGGCCAGGCCACGCTCACCCCGGAGCAGCGCGACCGCCTCGGCCTGCCGGTGTTCGTGAAGCCGTGCCGCGCCGGGTCGTCCGTGGGCATCTCGAAGGTCGTCGACTGGGGGCACCTGGACGACGCCATCGCGTTCGCCCGCCAGACCGACCCGAAGGTGATCATCGAGTCCGCCGTGGTCGGCCGCGAGATCGAGTGCGGCGTGCTGGAGTTCCCCGACGGCCGGGTCGAGGCGTCGCTGCCCGCCGAGCTGCGCGTGGTCGGCGGCTCGGTCGACTGGTACGACTTCGACTCGAAGTACCTCGACGACGTGTGCGAGTTCGACATCCCGGCCAAGCTCGAGGACGACCTCACCGAGCGGCTGCGCGCGATGGCGGTCACCGCGTTCCGCGCGCTGGACTGCCAGGGGCTGTCCAGGGTGGACTTCTTCGTCACCGAGTACGACGAGCTGGTGATCAACGAGATCAACACCATGCCCGGCTTCACGCCGATCTCGATGTACCCGCGGATGTGGGCGGTCACCGGGGTCGACTACCGGACCCTGCTGACCACGCTCGTCGACACCGCGATCGCGCGCGGCACCGGCCTGCGCTGA
- a CDS encoding PLP-dependent aminotransferase family protein, whose amino-acid sequence MSDTAFPVTLDRTSPEPLAVQLADAMRTAAAEGRLRSGDRLPSTRALAERLGVSRTVTAAAYEQLHAEGWIAGRHGSGTYVTTTPPGALKGRTRPATPEPVPGVVVDLAPGAPWAGGLDKAAWRRAWRAAADTMPLLRPQRGGLPEYREVVAEHLLRHRGLAVPGGLRDELVLATGGTTAALTELAAAVLKPGDAVAVEEPGYQRAVGAIRAAGMRVVPAPVDAEGLLVEGVPKGVRVVYCSPAHQYPMGGRMSAGRRVALVERARRDGWLIIEDDYDGELRYDVAPLPLLAALAPDVVVHLGTTSKILTPTLGTGWMVAPESITSAVLAHRDRTGTGPAPAGQRVVVELARHGDLGRHLRKLRRELSERRALLVESLAAAGIPVLGDDAGAHVVVLVPTAEAEVALLAAAERRGLRLDGLARHHAGRPRVHGVAIGYAACSREQLTSVLPVLAELVIAAAPNG is encoded by the coding sequence TGCGCAGCGGCGACCGGCTGCCCTCGACCAGGGCGCTGGCCGAACGCCTCGGCGTCAGCCGCACCGTCACGGCCGCGGCCTACGAGCAGTTGCACGCCGAGGGCTGGATCGCGGGCAGGCACGGCTCCGGCACCTACGTCACCACTACCCCGCCGGGCGCGCTCAAGGGTCGCACCAGGCCCGCGACCCCGGAGCCCGTGCCCGGTGTGGTGGTCGACCTGGCGCCCGGCGCGCCGTGGGCGGGCGGGCTGGACAAGGCGGCCTGGCGCCGCGCGTGGCGGGCCGCGGCGGACACGATGCCGCTGCTGCGCCCGCAGCGCGGGGGGCTGCCGGAGTACCGCGAGGTCGTCGCCGAGCACCTGCTGAGGCACCGCGGCCTGGCCGTGCCCGGCGGGCTGCGCGACGAGCTGGTGCTGGCCACGGGTGGGACGACGGCGGCGCTGACCGAGCTGGCCGCGGCCGTGCTCAAGCCCGGTGACGCGGTCGCCGTCGAGGAGCCCGGCTACCAGCGGGCGGTCGGCGCGATCCGGGCGGCCGGGATGCGGGTCGTGCCCGCGCCGGTCGACGCCGAGGGCCTGCTCGTCGAGGGCGTGCCCAAGGGGGTGCGGGTCGTCTACTGCTCGCCCGCGCACCAGTACCCGATGGGCGGCCGGATGTCCGCGGGCCGCCGGGTCGCGCTGGTGGAGCGGGCCCGGCGCGACGGCTGGCTGATCATCGAGGACGACTACGACGGCGAGCTGCGCTACGACGTGGCCCCGCTGCCGCTGCTGGCCGCGCTCGCGCCGGACGTGGTCGTGCACCTGGGCACCACGAGCAAGATCCTCACCCCGACGCTGGGCACCGGCTGGATGGTGGCGCCCGAGTCGATCACCAGCGCCGTGCTGGCCCACCGCGACCGCACCGGCACCGGCCCCGCGCCCGCCGGGCAGCGCGTCGTCGTGGAACTCGCCCGGCACGGCGACCTCGGCAGGCACCTGCGCAAGCTGCGCCGCGAGCTGTCCGAACGGCGGGCGCTGCTGGTCGAGTCGCTGGCCGCCGCGGGCATCCCGGTGCTCGGCGACGACGCGGGCGCGCACGTCGTCGTGCTGGTGCCGACCGCCGAGGCGGAGGTCGCGCTGCTGGCCGCCGCGGAACGGCGCGGGCTGCGGCTGGACGGCCTGGCCAGGCACCACGCCGGGCGGCCGAGGGTCCACGGCGTCGCCATCGGCTACGCCGCGTGCTCCCGCGAGCAGCTGACCTCGGTGCTCCCCGTCCTCGCCGAACTGGTCATCGCCGCTGCTCCGAACGGGTAA